Proteins from a single region of Streptococcus oralis:
- the fabD gene encoding ACP S-malonyltransferase, whose translation MTKTAFLFAGQGAQYLGMGRDLYDRYPIVKETIDQASQVLGYDLRDLIDKEETKLNQTRYTQPAILATSVAIYRLLKEKGYQPDMVAGLSLGEYSALVASGALDFEDAVALVAKRGAYMEEAAPAGSGKMVAVLNTPVEVIEEACETASKVGVVTPANYNTPSQIVIGGEVAAVDRAVELLQEAGAKRLIPLNVSGPFHTALLEPASQQLAGALEGVSFADFTCPLVDNTEAAVMKKGRIQELLTRQVKEPVRFYESIAVMQDAGVTNFIEIGPGKVLSGFVKKIDKSAQLANVEDQASLDALLGN comes from the coding sequence ATGACTAAAACAGCCTTTCTATTTGCGGGTCAAGGTGCTCAGTATCTAGGAATGGGGCGTGATCTCTATGATCGCTACCCTATCGTCAAGGAAACAATTGACCAAGCCAGTCAGGTTTTGGGTTATGACCTTCGTGACTTGATCGATAAGGAAGAAACCAAGTTAAACCAGACTCGCTATACGCAGCCAGCTATTTTAGCGACTTCGGTTGCTATTTACCGACTATTGAAAGAAAAGGGTTATCAGCCAGATATGGTAGCAGGATTGTCTCTTGGGGAATATTCTGCTCTTGTAGCAAGTGGTGCCTTGGACTTTGAGGATGCAGTTGCCTTGGTTGCTAAACGTGGTGCTTATATGGAAGAGGCTGCACCTGCAGGCTCTGGGAAGATGGTTGCCGTTCTTAATACTCCAGTTGAAGTGATTGAGGAAGCTTGTGAAACAGCCTCTAAAGTTGGAGTAGTCACTCCAGCTAACTACAACACCCCAAGCCAAATCGTCATCGGTGGTGAGGTGGCTGCAGTTGACCGCGCAGTTGAACTCTTGCAGGAAGCAGGAGCAAAACGATTGATTCCTTTAAATGTATCGGGTCCTTTCCATACAGCCCTTCTTGAGCCAGCCAGTCAGCAACTAGCTGGAGCTCTTGAGGGAGTGAGTTTCGCTGATTTCACTTGCCCACTAGTCGACAATACGGAAGCTGCTGTTATGAAAAAAGGTCGAATCCAAGAGCTTTTGACGCGTCAGGTGAAAGAACCTGTTCGTTTTTATGAAAGTATTGCTGTGATGCAGGATGCTGGGGTAACCAACTTTATTGAAATTGGTCCTGGCAAGGTCCTATCAGGTTTTGTCAAAAAAATCGATAAATCAGCTCAGCTAGCTAACGTTGAAGACCAAGCAAGCTTGGATGCTCTGTTAGGAAACTAG
- the fabK gene encoding enoyl-[acyl-carrier-protein] reductase FabK, whose amino-acid sequence MKTRITELLNIDYPIFQGGMAWVADGDLAGAVSKAGGLGIIGGGNAPKEVVKANIDKIKSLTDKPFGVNIMLLSPFVEDIVDLVIEEGVKAVTTGAGNPSKYMTRFHDAGITVIPVVPSVALAKRMEKIGADAVIAEGMEAGGHIGKLTTMTLVRQVAAAVSIPVIAAGGIADGEGVAAGFMLGAEAVQVGTRFVVAKESNAHPKYKEKILKARDIDTTISAQHFGHAVRAIKNQLTRDFEQAEKDAFKQENPDLEIFEQMGAGALAKAVVHGDVEGGSVMAGQIAGLVSKEETVEEILKDLYYGAAKKIQEEASRWAGVVRND is encoded by the coding sequence ATGAAAACACGTATTACAGAATTATTGAACATTGATTATCCTATTTTTCAAGGAGGAATGGCCTGGGTTGCAGACGGTGACTTGGCTGGTGCAGTATCAAAAGCTGGTGGTCTAGGAATCATCGGTGGTGGGAATGCACCTAAAGAGGTCGTAAAGGCTAATATCGATAAAATCAAATCACTTACGGACAAACCTTTTGGTGTTAACATCATGCTCTTGTCACCTTTTGTAGAAGACATCGTTGATCTCGTGATTGAAGAAGGGGTTAAGGCGGTTACAACTGGTGCCGGAAATCCAAGTAAATACATGACTCGTTTCCATGATGCAGGAATTACAGTTATTCCTGTTGTTCCAAGTGTTGCTTTGGCAAAACGCATGGAAAAAATTGGTGCAGATGCAGTTATTGCAGAAGGAATGGAAGCCGGTGGGCATATTGGTAAATTAACAACGATGACCTTGGTTCGCCAAGTTGCTGCAGCTGTTTCAATCCCGGTTATCGCAGCTGGAGGAATTGCGGACGGTGAAGGTGTCGCTGCAGGCTTTATGCTTGGTGCTGAGGCCGTTCAAGTTGGTACGCGTTTCGTAGTAGCTAAGGAATCTAACGCCCATCCAAAATACAAGGAAAAAATCTTAAAAGCGCGTGACATCGATACGACTATTTCAGCTCAACACTTTGGTCATGCTGTTCGTGCCATTAAAAATCAGTTGACACGTGACTTTGAGCAGGCTGAAAAAGATGCCTTTAAACAAGAAAATCCGGATTTAGAAATCTTTGAACAAATGGGAGCTGGTGCTCTTGCTAAAGCCGTTGTTCATGGAGATGTAGAAGGTGGATCTGTCATGGCAGGTCAGATTGCTGGTTTGGTATCTAAAGAGGAAACTGTCGAAGAAATCCTAAAAGATTTATACTATGGCGCAGCCAAAAAAATTCAAGAAGAAGCCTCTCGTTGGGCAGGAGTTGTAAGAAATGACTAA
- a CDS encoding acyl carrier protein, whose translation MAVFEKVQEIIVEELGKDASEVTLESTFDDLDADSLDLFQVISEIEDAFDIQIEAEDNLKTVGDLVAYVEEQTK comes from the coding sequence ATGGCAGTATTTGAAAAAGTACAAGAAATTATCGTTGAAGAACTTGGGAAAGACGCATCAGAAGTAACACTTGAATCTACTTTTGATGATTTGGATGCAGATTCATTGGACTTGTTCCAAGTAATCTCTGAAATCGAAGATGCTTTCGATATCCAAATCGAAGCAGAAGATAACTTGAAAACAGTTGGTGACTTGGTTGCCTACGTTGAAGAGCAAACAAAATAA
- a CDS encoding beta-ketoacyl-ACP synthase III has protein sequence MAFAKISQVAHYVPEQVVTNHDLAQIMDTNDEWISSRTGIKQRHISKTESTSDLATEVAKSLLAKGSLTADQIDFIIVATITPDSMMPSTAARVQANIGAHRAFAFDLIAACSGFVFALSTAEKFLSSGQFKKGIVIGAETLSKAVDWSDRSTAVLFGDGAGGVLLEASETRHFLVESLYTDGSRSECLTYGQTALASPFSDQEAVPAFLKMDGRAVFDFANRDVARSIKETIENGPIAASELDYLLLHQANIRILDKMAKKIGVDRDKLPANMMEYGNTSAASIPILLSECVENGMIRLDDSQTILLSGFGGGLTWGTLILTI, from the coding sequence ATGGCTTTTGCAAAGATAAGCCAGGTTGCTCATTATGTTCCAGAGCAAGTGGTCACTAATCATGACTTAGCCCAAATCATGGACACAAACGATGAGTGGATTTCAAGTCGGACAGGAATTAAACAGAGACATATTTCAAAAACAGAGTCTACAAGTGATTTAGCGACAGAAGTAGCTAAGAGCTTGTTGGCTAAAGGGAGCTTAACAGCGGATCAGATTGATTTTATCATTGTAGCGACGATTACCCCAGACTCGATGATGCCTTCCACAGCAGCTCGAGTTCAGGCAAATATCGGAGCGCATAGAGCTTTCGCCTTTGATCTGATAGCAGCTTGCAGTGGCTTTGTATTCGCTCTCTCAACTGCAGAAAAGTTTTTAAGTTCTGGACAGTTCAAAAAAGGGATTGTTATCGGGGCTGAGACCTTATCCAAGGCAGTTGATTGGTCAGATCGTTCGACAGCTGTTCTCTTTGGGGATGGTGCTGGTGGGGTTCTCTTGGAAGCGAGCGAAACACGTCACTTCCTTGTGGAAAGTCTCTATACGGATGGCTCTCGGAGCGAGTGTTTGACCTATGGTCAAACGGCTTTGGCTTCTCCTTTCTCGGATCAAGAAGCAGTTCCTGCTTTTTTGAAAATGGATGGACGAGCAGTTTTTGATTTTGCAAATCGTGATGTTGCTAGATCGATCAAAGAAACCATTGAAAATGGTCCGATCGCAGCATCGGAATTGGATTATCTCTTGCTTCATCAGGCAAATATCCGCATTTTGGATAAGATGGCTAAGAAGATCGGTGTTGACCGAGACAAACTTCCAGCCAATATGATGGAGTATGGGAATACCAGTGCAGCAAGTATCCCGATTTTGCTCTCAGAGTGTGTGGAGAATGGTATGATTCGTTTAGATGATAGCCAGACGATTCTCCTATCAGGCTTCGGTGGAGGTTTGACATGGGGCACACTCATTCTTACAATCTAG
- a CDS encoding MarR family winged helix-turn-helix transcriptional regulator — MDYQQVNDYLTSIFNNVLVIEEVSLRGSRFKDISIKEMHTIDVIGKFPEATPSKVSKELMVTLGTVTTSLNNLERKGYIERIRSDQDRRVVYLHLTKQGRLVHRLHKRFHKAMVEKIIDGMSPEEKEVMGRGLTNLYQFLEDLK, encoded by the coding sequence TTGGACTACCAACAAGTAAATGATTATCTAACATCTATTTTTAATAACGTCCTTGTGATCGAGGAGGTTAGCTTACGAGGTAGTCGATTCAAAGACATCTCCATCAAAGAAATGCACACGATTGATGTGATTGGGAAGTTCCCGGAGGCAACGCCAAGTAAGGTTTCAAAAGAACTGATGGTAACTCTTGGGACAGTGACGACGAGTTTGAATAACCTGGAGAGAAAAGGTTATATTGAGCGTATTCGTTCTGACCAAGACCGTCGCGTGGTCTATCTGCATTTGACAAAGCAAGGTCGTTTGGTTCACCGCCTTCATAAACGATTCCACAAGGCTATGGTTGAAAAAATCATCGATGGCATGAGCCCTGAGGAAAAAGAAGTCATGGGCAGAGGTTTAACGAACCTTTATCAATTTTTGGAGGATTTGAAATAA
- a CDS encoding enoyl-CoA hydratase yields MNHILYQIVDDLAIITLNRPEVANGFHIPMCEEILEALTLAEQDQAVQFILINANGKVFSVGGDLVEMKRAVDEDDIPSLNKIAELVNTISFKIKQIPKPVLMEVDGAVAGAAANMAVAVDFCLATDKAKFIQAFVGVGLAPDAGGIHLLSRSIGVTRAAQLAMTGEALTAEKALEWGVVYRVCEVDKLEKTREQVLKKLRRGSANSYAAIKKLVWESQFKDWQNYAELELELQESLSLTEDFKEGVRAHSERRRPKFTGM; encoded by the coding sequence ATGAATCATATCTTATATCAGATCGTAGATGATCTGGCTATCATTACTTTGAATCGTCCCGAAGTGGCAAATGGTTTCCATATCCCAATGTGTGAGGAAATTTTAGAAGCTTTGACTCTAGCGGAGCAGGATCAAGCTGTGCAGTTCATCTTGATTAATGCTAATGGGAAGGTCTTTTCAGTTGGGGGAGACTTGGTTGAGATGAAACGCGCAGTGGACGAAGATGATATCCCTTCTTTGAATAAGATTGCAGAGTTAGTCAATACAATTTCTTTTAAAATCAAGCAAATTCCTAAACCTGTTTTGATGGAGGTAGATGGAGCGGTTGCTGGTGCTGCAGCAAATATGGCAGTAGCAGTTGATTTTTGTTTGGCGACTGACAAGGCAAAATTCATTCAAGCCTTTGTTGGAGTTGGCTTGGCACCAGACGCTGGTGGGATTCATCTCTTGAGTCGTAGTATCGGGGTAACACGAGCTGCACAACTTGCCATGACAGGTGAAGCCTTGACTGCTGAAAAAGCGCTAGAATGGGGCGTGGTATACCGTGTTTGTGAAGTTGACAAATTAGAAAAAACAAGAGAACAAGTTCTAAAAAAATTAAGAAGAGGTTCAGCAAACTCATACGCAGCGATTAAAAAGCTAGTTTGGGAAAGTCAATTTAAGGATTGGCAGAATTACGCTGAATTAGAATTGGAATTACAAGAATCGTTATCTTTAACTGAAGACTTTAAAGAAGGGGTTCGAGCGCATTCTGAAAGAAGAAGACCAAAATTTACAGGAATGTAA
- a CDS encoding aspartate kinase, whose translation MKVVKFGGSSLASAGQLEKVLNIVKSDKERRFVVVSAPGKRNAEDTKVTDALIKYYRDYVAGNDISASQSWIIDRYAAMVSELGLKPAVLEKISKSIRALATLPIEDNEFLYDTFLAAGENNNAKLIAAYFNQNGIDARYVHPREAGIVVTSEPGNARIIPSSYDKIEGLADSNEVLVIPGFFGVTKENQICTFSRGGSDITGSIIAAGVKADLYENFTDVDGIFAAHPGIIHQPHSIPELTYREMRELAYAGFSVLHDEALLPAYRGKIPLVIKNTNNPDHPGTRIVLEHSSDKFPVVGIAGDSGFVSINMSKYLMNREVGFGRKVLQILEDLNIGWEHMPTGIDDLSIILRSRELTPIKEEEILRQLVQKAEVDHAEIEHDLSIIMIVGEKMKSHIGVTATATRALSENKINIQMMSQGSSEVSIMFVVNKEQEKAAIKALYHAFFDESKED comes from the coding sequence ATGAAGGTTGTAAAATTTGGCGGAAGCTCGCTTGCCTCTGCTGGTCAGTTAGAAAAAGTCTTAAACATCGTTAAAAGTGATAAAGAACGCCGTTTTGTAGTCGTTTCTGCACCCGGCAAACGCAATGCTGAAGATACCAAGGTAACTGATGCTTTGATTAAATACTATCGCGACTATGTGGCTGGAAATGACATCAGTGCTAGCCAAAGCTGGATCATTGACCGTTATGCCGCTATGGTTAGTGAACTAGGGTTAAAACCTGCTGTTTTAGAAAAAATCTCTAAAAGTATTCGGGCCTTGGCAACTCTTCCTATAGAGGACAATGAATTTCTCTATGACACCTTCCTAGCGGCTGGAGAAAATAACAATGCCAAATTGATTGCAGCCTACTTTAACCAAAACGGTATCGATGCACGCTATGTTCACCCAAGAGAAGCTGGAATTGTTGTCACAAGTGAACCAGGAAACGCACGTATCATTCCATCTAGTTATGACAAGATTGAAGGCTTGGCTGATAGCAACGAAGTCCTTGTCATCCCTGGTTTCTTTGGTGTGACTAAGGAAAATCAAATCTGTACTTTTTCACGTGGTGGTTCAGATATCACAGGTTCTATCATTGCAGCAGGTGTTAAGGCTGATCTCTATGAAAACTTTACGGACGTAGATGGTATCTTTGCTGCCCACCCTGGTATTATCCACCAACCACACTCCATTCCTGAATTAACCTACCGTGAAATGCGTGAGTTGGCTTACGCTGGATTTTCAGTTCTTCATGACGAAGCTCTTCTTCCTGCCTACCGCGGAAAAATTCCTCTTGTCATCAAGAATACCAACAACCCTGATCACCCAGGTACGCGCATTGTTTTAGAACACAGTAGTGATAAATTCCCAGTAGTAGGGATTGCAGGTGACTCAGGATTCGTCAGCATCAACATGTCAAAATACCTCATGAACCGCGAAGTCGGGTTTGGTCGCAAGGTTCTGCAAATCCTTGAGGACCTCAACATCGGTTGGGAACACATGCCTACAGGTATCGACGATCTTTCAATCATCCTCCGCTCCCGTGAATTGACTCCTATCAAAGAAGAAGAAATTCTACGTCAACTCGTTCAAAAAGCTGAAGTGGACCATGCTGAAATCGAACACGACCTTTCCATCATTATGATTGTCGGAGAAAAGATGAAGAGCCATATCGGGGTAACTGCTACTGCAACACGCGCTCTATCTGAAAACAAGATCAACATCCAGATGATGTCCCAAGGCTCAAGTGAAGTTTCCATCATGTTTGTTGTCAATAAAGAGCAAGAAAAGGCAGCTATCAAGGCTCTCTATCATGCCTTTTTCGATGAAAGTAAGGAAGATTAA